The following coding sequences are from one Sulfurimonas crateris window:
- the thiD gene encoding bifunctional hydroxymethylpyrimidine kinase/phosphomethylpyrimidine kinase, which yields MQVVMSIAGSDSGGGAGIQADLKTFEAFGVFGTTAITVMTAQNTLGVDAIFELPASFVKEQIDAIANDFDIAAVKIGMLYSKEIIEVVREFIATLDVPVVLDPVFISKADSKLLRDDAIEEMKMLFKYATLLTPNSYEAYALFGYRFGDTPSLKAIHEQKCPILVKNHILELPNGVASIDQLFFRHQKRVFQTPFLDSDNTHGTGCSYSSAIAANLALGHTLEKSIEISKNFIYKAILNAPDIGHGAGPINHKAGV from the coding sequence ATGCAAGTAGTTATGAGCATTGCCGGATCAGATAGCGGCGGCGGGGCTGGAATTCAAGCAGATTTGAAGACATTTGAAGCGTTTGGAGTTTTTGGAACGACCGCAATAACTGTTATGACAGCGCAAAATACACTAGGAGTTGACGCAATTTTCGAGCTTCCAGCCTCTTTTGTAAAAGAGCAAATCGATGCAATAGCAAATGACTTCGATATTGCTGCCGTTAAAATCGGTATGCTCTACTCCAAAGAGATCATCGAGGTTGTGAGGGAATTTATTGCAACACTTGATGTTCCCGTAGTGCTAGATCCTGTATTTATCTCAAAAGCTGACTCAAAGCTACTAAGAGATGATGCTATAGAGGAGATGAAAATGCTCTTTAAGTACGCTACTCTTCTTACGCCAAATAGTTATGAAGCGTATGCTCTGTTTGGTTATAGATTTGGAGACACACCCTCTCTTAAGGCTATACATGAGCAAAAGTGTCCGATTCTTGTAAAAAACCATATCTTAGAGCTTCCAAACGGAGTGGCAAGTATTGACCAACTCTTCTTTAGGCACCAAAAGAGAGTTTTTCAAACTCCGTTTTTGGATAGTGACAACACTCACGGCACGGGATGCTCCTACTCAAGTGCGATTGCGGCAAATCTTGCACTCGGACATACGCTTGAAAAGTCTATAGAGATTTCCAAAAATTTTATCTATAAAGCTATACTAAACGCTCCAGATATCGGTCATGGTGCAGGACCAATCAACCATAAGGCTGGAGTTTAA
- a CDS encoding ABC1 kinase family protein — MKPLGARELKETITILGASFVKLSQVLATRADFFDKEYISQLKELHDQLPPMREDTFREVYARAFKDEPFARFDSKAIASASIGQVHLAYTHDGQKVAVKLRRLGIEQRVRADIRIISTFNALFRPLFSHTTKNSIEAVISEFAKMILEEVSLTQELRNLQKFASVYKNSGVKFPTPLVTLCSDDALVMSYEEGFRFDDKENIFKHKIDFRSIIAKLVDFYTTQMLINGYFHADPHPGNLLVSKEGELILLDFGMVKTVPNSSRVAIIELLKAANEQDYERYIAASKKLGTVAYEAPVAELAEFTSKMFEIFSNDNLSSESMQQLAFEVLESTRGLPFKLPSDAIYILRVSAIIEGLGTTYIENFNGIKDILPILQKNIPRALGAKDSIIETIIDEIKEIPFIAKDLKSALKKISQNELQVELSLDQLEWIKRDLKESQKATAISFSLMLLGIFAILYDKELDTLAAALFAFGIARILYK, encoded by the coding sequence ATGAAGCCTTTGGGAGCTAGAGAGCTTAAAGAGACCATTACTATCCTTGGAGCAAGTTTTGTCAAACTCTCGCAGGTTTTAGCAACAAGAGCTGACTTTTTTGACAAAGAGTATATATCTCAGCTTAAAGAGCTTCACGACCAACTCCCTCCTATGAGAGAGGATACCTTTAGAGAAGTTTATGCAAGAGCCTTCAAAGATGAGCCATTTGCCCGTTTTGACTCAAAGGCTATTGCATCAGCTTCTATCGGACAGGTGCATCTGGCTTACACGCATGATGGGCAAAAAGTAGCAGTAAAGCTCAGACGCTTAGGCATAGAGCAAAGAGTCAGAGCCGATATAAGGATCATCAGCACTTTTAATGCTCTTTTTCGCCCGCTCTTCTCGCACACCACCAAAAACTCTATAGAAGCCGTTATAAGTGAATTTGCAAAGATGATTTTAGAGGAGGTGAGCCTCACTCAAGAGTTAAGAAATCTGCAAAAATTTGCGTCTGTTTATAAAAATTCCGGTGTAAAATTTCCTACACCACTTGTTACACTTTGCAGCGATGACGCTTTAGTTATGAGTTACGAGGAGGGTTTTCGCTTTGATGATAAAGAAAATATCTTCAAACACAAAATTGATTTTCGCTCCATCATCGCAAAGTTAGTTGATTTCTACACAACCCAGATGCTCATAAACGGCTACTTCCATGCAGACCCACATCCTGGAAACCTGCTTGTAAGTAAAGAGGGTGAGTTGATACTGCTTGATTTTGGCATGGTAAAAACGGTGCCAAATAGCTCAAGAGTTGCCATCATAGAGCTTTTAAAAGCGGCAAATGAGCAGGATTATGAACGCTACATTGCCGCTTCGAAAAAATTAGGAACGGTTGCCTATGAAGCTCCCGTTGCTGAGTTAGCAGAGTTTACCTCTAAAATGTTTGAGATATTCTCAAATGACAATCTAAGCAGCGAGTCCATGCAGCAGTTAGCTTTTGAGGTCTTAGAATCCACGCGCGGTCTGCCGTTTAAACTTCCAAGCGATGCTATCTACATCTTACGAGTAAGTGCTATCATAGAAGGATTGGGGACAACTTATATAGAAAATTTTAACGGCATAAAAGATATCTTGCCAATACTACAAAAAAATATTCCACGAGCGCTAGGGGCAAAAGATAGTATTATTGAGACGATTATAGATGAGATAAAAGAGATCCCTTTTATAGCAAAAGATCTCAAATCTGCTCTTAAAAAGATAAGCCAAAATGAGCTTCAAGTCGAACTCTCACTTGATCAGTTGGAGTGGATAAAGAGAGATCTAAAAGAGAGTCAAAAAGCAACTGCTATCTCCTTTTCACTTATGCTTTTGGGTATCTTTGCCATTTTATACGATAAAGAGTTAGATACTCTTGCTGCGGCACTTTTTGCTTTTGGCATTGCAAGAATTTTGTATAAATGA
- a CDS encoding SRPBCC family protein, with product MDNIITKKAENNVKIFEKSSRMECDIEALFDFHLDLNNLKTITPKDTKVTLLEEMFTPKKGDILRLRSAKGFISTTWEVEIRELQRPNLLLDVALKSPFKLWKHSHIFRQLEDGVCELTDRVEYELPFGIFGALFYPVTQKELDKLFTYRHDVTRDILETKKKIAAAI from the coding sequence ATGGATAATATTATTACAAAAAAAGCAGAAAATAATGTGAAAATATTTGAGAAGAGTTCACGAATGGAGTGTGATATAGAGGCACTTTTTGATTTTCATCTTGACTTGAACAACCTTAAAACCATTACTCCAAAAGATACTAAAGTAACTCTTTTAGAAGAGATGTTTACCCCGAAAAAGGGGGATATCTTAAGGCTTAGGAGTGCTAAGGGCTTTATTTCAACTACTTGGGAGGTAGAGATAAGAGAGCTGCAAAGACCGAATCTACTTTTGGATGTCGCGCTTAAATCCCCTTTTAAACTCTGGAAACATTCACATATTTTCAGACAACTCGAAGATGGAGTGTGCGAACTCACAGATAGAGTTGAGTATGAACTTCCATTTGGCATATTTGGTGCATTGTTTTATCCTGTTACTCAGAAAGAACTTGATAAATTGTTTACTTACAGACATGATGTAACAAGAGATATCCTAGAGACAAAGAAGAAGATTGCAGCTGCAATCTAA